Sequence from the Streptomyces peucetius genome:
GTCCCCGGACACGGTACGGGACCGCGGCCGGGGACGTACGGACGACAGGGCGTCAGCCGGTGATCAGCCCTCGAAGCGGAACCGCGGGAAGGCGCTGCGGCCCGCGTACACCGCGGCGTCGTCGAGGATCTCCTCGATGCGCAGCAGCTGGTTGTACTTGGCGACGCGCTCGGAGCGGGCCGGGGCGCCGGTCTTGATCTGGCCGCAGTTGGTGGCGACGGCCAGGTCGGCGATGGTGACGTCCTCGGTCTCGCCGGAGCGGTGGGACATCATGCACTTGAAGCCGTTGCGCTGCGCGAGCTCGACGGCGTCGAGGGTCTCGGTCAGCGAGCCGATCTGGTTGACCTTGACGAGCAGCGCGTTCGCGGCGCCGTCCTCGATGCCGCGGGCCAGACGCTCCGGGTTGGTGACGAAGAGGTCGTCGCCGACGATCTGGACCTTGGTGCCGAGCTTCTCGGTGAGGACCTTCCAGCCGTTCCAGTCGTCCTCGAACAGCGGGTCCTCGATGGAGACCAGCGGGTACGAGGCGACGAGCTCCTCGTAGTACTCGGTCATCTCGGCGGCCGAGCGGGACTTGCCCTCGAACTCGTACGAGCCGTCCTTGTAGAACTCGGACGCGGCGACGTCGAGCGCGAGCGCGATGTCCTTGCCCGGGGCGTAACCGGCTTCCTTGATGGCCTCGAGGATGAGGTCGAGGGCGGCGCGGTTGGACTCGAGGTTCGGCGCGAAGCCGCCCTCGTCGCCGAGGCCGGTGGACAGGCCCTTCTGCTTCAGGACCTTCTTGAGGGTGTGGTAGACCTCGGTGCCCCAGCGCAGCGCCTCGGAGAAGGACTCGGCGCCGATCGGCGCGATCATGAACTCCTGGATGTCCACGTTGGAGTCGGCGTGCGAACCGCCGTTCAGGATGTTCATCATCGGAACGGGCAGCAGGTGCGCGTTCGGGCCGCCCAGGTAGCGGAAGAGCGGCAGGTCGGAGGCCTCGGAGGCGGCGTGCGCCACGGCGAGGGAGACGCCGAGGATGGCGTTGGCGCCGAGCGAGGACTTGTCCGGGGTGGCGTCCAGGTCGAACATCGCCTGGTCGATCAGGCGCTGCTCGGTGGCGTCGTAGCCGACGAGCTCCGGGCCGATCTGCTCGATGACGGCGAGGACGGCCTTCTCGACGCCCTTGCCCTGGTAGCGGTTCTGGTCACCGTCGCGGAGCTCGAGAGCCTCGAACGCACCGGTGGAGGCGCCGGACGGAACTGCAGCACGACCCGTGCTGCCGTCGTCGAGGCCAACCTCGACCTCGACCGTGGGGTTGCCTCGGGAGTCCAGGATTTCCCGGGCTACGACGACGTCGATGGACGGCACGAGCATCTCCTTCTGGGATGTGACGCGAGAAAAGTGCAGAGGTCTGCTTGGCCTTGCGGCAAGAGCCTAACCGTCCCGGGCGCAAAGGCCGGCCGATGCCCGCCCCCTGGGACGAAAAAGGGCATCAAGACCCGTGGGAGGGGACAAACAAGGCGGTATCTACCTGCGAGTAACCGGCGCTTGGGGACCCGCGCCGCTACGGACCGGGCCCCGGCCCGGCGCGTACGGGGGAAGGCGCGCCGGACCGGGGTGCTCGGGTCCCGTTTCGAACGGGTGGGGGCTTCCCCGGCGCCGCGACGCCGAGAAGGTGCCCCGCCCACGGCCGCAGGGCCGCGGGGGAGGGTCAGCTCAGGTGGAGCTGCTGGCCCGGGTGGATCACGTCGGCGTCCTCGACGATGTCCTTGTTCAGGTCGAACAGCTTCTCCCAGCCGCCCTTGACCTTCTCGGCCTCCGCGATCTTGCTGAGGGTGTCGCCGGCCTTGACCTTGTACTCGCCGTCACCCTTCTTGAAGCCCTCGGCCCTGGGCGCGGCAGCGGCGGGCTCCCCGGCCTTCTCCGCCGGGGCCGGGGCCTCGGTGCGCTCGGAGCGCGTGGTGGGCGCCTCGGCGCGCTCCTCGGACGGCTGGGCCGGCGCGGCGTCGGCGGAGCCGCCGTCGTAGGAGGCGCTGGACAGGCCGACGCCGCAGCTCGGCCAGGCACCCTTGCCCTGACCGGCCAGGACCTTCTCGGCTATCTCGATCTGCTGCGCCTTGGACGCCTGGTCGGCGGTCGCCGCGTACGCGGTGCCGCCGTACGCGGCCCAGGTGGAGGCGGAGAACTGCAGGCCGCCGTAGTAGCCGTTGCCGGTGTTGATGGACCAGTTGCCGCCGGACTCGCACTGGGCGACGGCGTCCCACTCGGAGGCGGTCGCGGCGGAGGCGGAGGTCGCGCCGAGGACCGGGGCGGCGATGGCGGCGCCGGCGACACCGGCGAGCGCGACGAGACGGGTGACCTTCGACGGGCGACGGTGCTTGGCCTTGCCGGAAGAACGCAGCATGGAACTTCTCCTCACCGACGCCTACGAGGTGAGCTGTCGGGTTCGGGCCCGTGAGTTGCCCGGCCGCACGTCCGTGGGACGCGCGGGCTTCACCCCCAGCCGGCTCCGGTCCGTCGGTCTCTCGATCCGAACGAACGGTTCCGGCACTTACCTTGGGTCCCCCGCTCCTGCCTTCGGCGCTCTGAGCGACGACTGTTCCCCCGACCGACGGCAGGATTCGGCGTATCGGTCGACGGAGCCCGCGGTGGCGAGCGGTTCAGACCGTAGACACAGGACTCCCCGATGTTCAAAGTCGAACATCGGGGAGGAAACGCCCGAAACGAACACCGGCAGATGTCCGTTTTCGCAGGTGAGGGGCAGAGTGGCCGCATTCGTCGGGCGATGCGCGCCAATCCGGGCGAAGAGACCCTTGTCTCACTCGAACGAAGCGGACATAAGCCCACGAACCCCCGCCCGAACTAGCGCTGAGTCAGGCTCAGATCGAGGTGCTGACCGGGGAGGATGAGGTCGGGGTCGGCCCCGACGGTCTCCTCGTTGGCCTCGTAGAGGGTCACCCACCCGCCGGGCACCTCGTGCGCGGCGGCGATGTCGCACAGGTTGTCGCCGGGCTGAACGGTGTACACGCCGGGGCCGGTTGTCCCGTCCGCGCCCTGACGGCCGGAACTGTCACCCCTTGAGGCGTGGCGTCCGCCTTCACGGGCATCACCCGAATCGCCGGTCCCGGCCTCGCTGTCGGCGGGCTCGCCACGGTGCTTGCCGGTGCCGGCCGTCGCCTCGCCGGACGGGTCCGTCGCGGCGGCACCGTCCGTGGGCCCGGCGCCGATGTCACCGTCCTTGGGGGCCGGGTCGCCGGCGGCGTCGCCGGACGACTCGGCCGTGTCGCCGGTGTCCGATCCACCGGACTCATCGGAGGCGTCCGGGGTGCCCGTGGAGCCCTCGGACGTCTCGTCGCCGCCCGTGGCGTCGGCCGGGTCGGCCGGTTCCGCCGGGTCCAGGATGCCGAGCGAGTCGGAGGCGTCGGGCGACGGCTCGCCGGCCGTCGCGTCGCTCTCCTGCGGCAGCGGCAGGATGCCCGGGTCGACATCGGCCTCCGCGCCGTCGTCCTGCAGTCCGGCGAGGGGGCCGCAGGCGGGCCAGGCGCCGGGGCCCTCGGCGGCGAGCACCTTCTCCGCGACGGCTATCTGCTGGGAGCGGCTCGCGAGGTCGGCGCTCGCCGCGTACGCGGTGCCGCCGTAGGCGTCCCAGGTCTCCTGCGAGAACTGCAGCCCGCCGTAGAAGCCGTTGCCGAAGTCGGCGCTCCAGGCCCCGCCGCTCTCGCACTCGGCGACGCGGTCCCAGGTGCTCGCGTCGGCGGCGGACGCCGAGCCGGCGCCGAGCAGCGGGATGGCGATGGCCGAACCGGTCACCCCTGCCGCGACGATGAGGGCCGGAGCCTGGCGGGGTCGGCGGTGTCGTCCGTTCCCGGAGAGCATGCGGTTGCCTTTCGCGTGACAGCTGTGAACTCTGCGGCCTGCTGATGCGTGCCGAGTGACTGGTGAACGTAGCGGCATTCGAACGTGAGTCACAAGTCGATGCAGCAGAGATCACGTGAAAGTCACAGAAGTGACGCTGCGTCAGTTTGTTTGAGGTGTGAACTCAACGGGCAGAGTGCGCAATCCACGCATGATGAGACCCCCACGCCAGCGCAAATCGTCCGGATCTCCCGCAAGCCGCAAGTCCGGCATTCTGCGGAGCAGGGTGGCCAGTGCGGTCTGCCCCTCGAGCCGGGCGAGGGGGGCGCCGAGGCAGTAGTGGATCCCGTGGCCGTACCCCAGATGCTGGTTGTCGGTCCGTGACAGGTCGAGCGTGTCGGGGGAGTCGAAGCGCTCCGGGTCGCGGTCGGCGGCCGCGAGGACGACGAGCACGGGGTCGCCCGCCGCGATGCGCTGCCCTCCGACGGTGAGCGGCTCCGTGGCGAAGCGCCAGGTCGCGAGCTCCACCGGCCCGTCGTAACGCAGCAGTTCCTCCACTCCGGTCGCCAGCAGGCCGCTCTCCCCGGCGGCGAGGGACGCCTGCAGGCGCTCCCGCTGCCCGGGGTTGCGCAGCAGTGCGTAGACGCCGTTGCCGATGAGGTTGACGGTGGTCTCGAAGCCGGCGAACAGGAGGATGAAGGCCATCGCGGCGGCCTCGTTCTCGGTGAGGTGCTCGCCATGGTCGGATGCCTTGATGAGTCCCGAGATGAGGTCCTCGCCGGGATCCTCCCGCTTCCGGTGGATCAGCTCGGCCAGGTATCCGCGCATCTTCTTCACGGAGCGGGCGACTCCGCCGCGCGGGCCGCCGCCGTGCCGGATCATCATCCCGGCCCAGTCGCGGAAGTCGTCCTGGTCCTCGCGCGGGACGCCGAGCATGTCGCAGATGGCGTAGATGGGCAGCGGGAACGCGAACTCGTGGATGAGGTCCGCCTCCCCCTTCTCCGCGCTGTGCTGTTTTTCAAAGATGTCGTCGATGAGCCGGTCGGTCAGCTCCTGCACCCGGGGCGCGAACTCGGCCACCCGCCGCGGTGTGAACGCCTTGGAGACGAGGCGGCGCAGCCGGGTGTGGTCCGGCGGGTCGATGTTCAGCAGATGCGTCATCAGCTCTGCCTTGCGTTCGCCCGGGATGCCCGTTTTCCCCTTGGCGTGCGCGGGTTCGGCGTGATGCGCCGGGTTCTTCGACAGCCGCTGGTCGGCGAGCGCCTGCCGGGCGTCGGCGTAGCGGGTGACCAGCCATGCCTCGACCCCGCTGGGCAGTCGGGTGCGGTGCACGGGCGAGTGCTCGCGCAGCCAGGTGTAGGCGGGGTAGGGGTCGGTCGCGAACTCCCAGGTGAAGAGCTCGGGCGCGGTGTTCGGGTCGTTCACCCCTCGACGTTACCGGGCCGGCCCTCCGCCGCCCGGATCGTGTCCCGGTAGGCCCGGGCCGCCGCGCGCAGCGCCGCCTCCGGGTCGACGCCGTCCGCCTCGGCGCGTACGGCGAGGGAGAGGAGCTCGTAACCGATGCCCTCTCCGGCGGGCGGCTCCACGCCCAGGCCGGCCGTACGGACCCGGGACGCGAGCTTCGCCGCCAGCGCGAGGCCCGGTTGGCCGAGCGGGACGCCGTCCGTCACCGACTCGCGCTGCTTCTCGACCGCCTTGGTCCGCAGCCAGTGCGCCTTGACCTCCTCGGGGGTCGAGGCGGTCTCCTCACCGAAGACGTGCGGGTGCCGGTGGATCAGCTTCTCGACGATTGTGGCGGCGACGTCGTCCACCGAGAACGGCTCCTGAGCGTCCTCCTCCGCGATGCGCGCGTGGAAGACGACCTGGAGCAGCACGTCGCCCAGTTCCTCGCGCAGTTCGTCCCGGTCGCCGTCCTCGATGGCCTCGACGAGTTCGTACGCCTCCTCGATGCCGTACTTGGCCAGGCCCTTGTGGGTCTGCTGCGACGACCAGGGGCATTCGCGGCGGATCCGGTCCATGATTTCCACGAGGTCCAGCAGCCGCGCTCCGGGCAGGTCGTACGCGCCCGGGAGCAGCTCCAGGTCCGGCATCGACACCCGGCCGGAGCCGCCGAGGCGGGCCAGGCCGTCGGTCAGGGCCGTCTCGCCCTCGCCCGCGGCCAGCACGACGACCGTGCGGCCGCCCGCCGCGCAGTAGTCCACGAGCTCCTGTGCCGCGGGCGCGGCGTGCTCGACGGTGATGCCCGCCTCCCGCAGGTACGGCAGCTGCCGGTGCGCCGGGTCGGCGCACAGCACCCGGTCCGCGGCGTGCAGCGTCTGCCACGCGGGCCAGGACAGCAGTCCGGGGGCGACGCGGTGGCTGGCGGTGAGCAGGACGATACGGCCGGCTGCGGATGCTTCGGTGGTCACACCTCGAACCTACCGCCCGCGGCCGGGGGCCTTGGTCCGGACCGGGAACGATCCGGGGACGAGGCCGCCCTACGCCCCGGCCTCGACGGGCTCCTCGGCCCGGGACACCTCGGTGATCCAGGGCGCCTTGTACGTGCCGAGCTCGAGCTTCTTGTCGTCCCAGGCCCCGTAACGCGGGTTCACGTCGATGTCCAGGGACTTCGCGGCGGCGGTGAACGTCTCGTTCAGCTGCTGCTGGCCGTCGGGGCTGTTGGCCGCGCCGATCGCCGTGGCGATCTTGCCGACCAGGATGTCGCGGCGCACGGCGTCGTCGACCTGGTCCGGGGCGACACCGCGCTGCTGCAGATACATGGCGACGAGCTGCTCCTCGCCCCCGGCCTGTTCCACGAGCCGGCCGCGCTCGTCCTGGATCTCCTTGCGGCTGACTCTCACCCCGGCGTCGTCGGCGGCGCGCTGCACGACACGGTCGACGATCAGGTCGTACAGCTTGGCGCGGCCGAGCTGCCCGGTGTCCTTGATCAGCTGTTCGGACTGGGGCGAGAGCTGCTGGGCGTCGCGGACGTCCTGGACCTTCGCCTGGACTGCGGACACATCGATCCGCTGGCCGCCGACCACCGCGGCGGCGCCGGGGTGGGACTGGTCGCCGCAGGCGGCGAGAAGCGGCGCGGCGGCGACGAGCGCGGCGGAGAGGATGAGCGCGGTGCGACGACGGCGGTGCAAAGGAGCCTCCCGGGGCCGAGTTTGTGCATCGGTGCACAAAGCCTTGCGGTGATCGATGTTAGGCAGTGTTCAGTGGCGTGGGCCACTGATTCGCCAAACGATTCGCCGACCGGTCGGAAGCGGGCGGCGGACACGACGCCGGCACGCGGCTAGCCGACCGGGTTCCGCTCCGTCTCCGGCGCGGACTCGGCGGCGCGGTCCGGGCCGAGCATGACGAGCCGGGAGACGACGAACGTGACCGGGATCGCCGCGGCCGCCGCGACGAGCGGCGCGTACGTGCGCTCGAGGCGGAGCACGTCCACCAGCACGTACACCCCGCACGTGGTGACCACGAAGTTCGCCGCGTTGGTCAGCGGGAACAGCAGGAACTTCCGCCAGGTGGGCCGGGTGCGGTAGGTGAAGTACGACGTCAGGAAGAACGAGCCGACCATGCTGAGCAGGAAGGCGACGACGTGCGCCGCCACGTACGGCAGGAAGGTCAGCAGCGCCAGGTAGAGACCGTAGTACGTCCCGGTGTTCACCCCCCCGACCAGGGCGAACCTGACGATCTGGCCGCGTACCGTCATCGCCCTACCAGTTCCCCCGCGCGCCCGTTCCGCTCGTCGTCGTCCTGTCGGGGAAGGCCGGCACCGGTCGCCTCCACCAGGAAGAACGGCCCCGCTCAGCGCGACGACCGCCACGATCAGGGTGACACACCCGGCAATGCCCACGCCGTTCCGCAGGGCCGCACCGCAGAACCGGACCGCGTGCCGGACGTGGTACCGGGGCCGGCGACAACGCCCCGTACCCGTCGCCGCCGTGACACCAAGACTTCATCTGCCCAGCACCGGAGCTTGGTGGGCTCGTGGGTTGTTCACGCGTACTTTCCCGGGCATGGCCCTTCTCCGCAACCGTGTGACCAAGCGCGCTCTGCGTCCCGCCCTCACCATGATCGAGCAGCGTGTGAGACGCGGTATGAAGTCCGACCTCGACGCTCTGCGCCAGGAGGTGGCCGAGATGCGGAAGCAGCAGTACGCGGTCGGACTGCTCCTCGACGGCACCGGCCGGGGCACCAGCCGCGTCCCGTCCACCCACCAGATCGACCGGCTGGTGCGGGAGGTCAGGAACGTGAGCGGCAGCGACCACGCCCGCCGCAGCGTCGTGGTCGCCTTCCGTACGGTCGTCGCGCTGGAGGCGCTCGGCGTGGGCCGGCTGGCCGGTTCCACGTCCAACATCTGCGGCAAGCTCGCCACCGTTCCGCTGCTGTCGCCGCCGAACGGCGCCGTCCTCGAGATCGGCACCCTGTACGGGCTGTTCGCCTCCGCGCTCGTGCGCATGGTGCACCGGGCGGGCGTCGAGCCCGACCTGACGATCGTCGACCCGCTGGCCGGGTCCCAGCTCCAGCCGGGCACGACGCAGGCCGCCGACCCGACGGGCACCCCTGTGCGGGAGGACGTCGTACGGGCCAACCTGGCGCTGGCCGGCAGCCCCGGGGCCTACACCTCGCGGATCCAGCAGGGCTTCTCCTCCGACCCCGAGGTGCGGGCCGCGGTCTCCGACCGGAAGTACGGGGTGATCGTCGTCGACGGCGACCACTCCGAGGACGGGGTGCGGGCCGACCTGGAGTGGGTCGAGGAGATCGCCGCTCCGGGCGGGATCGTGGTCCTCGACGACTACGGCGACAACAAGTGGCCGGGCGTCCAGGACGCGCTGGACAAGCACCTCGCCGAGGGCACGTCCCGGCTGCGGATGCTGGGGCGGGTGTCCACATCGGCGTTCCTGCGGGCCGACTGAGAGCCCCGCTTCCCGGACAGGCTGATCTCCCGCACGGCGGCAGGGGAACGCCCCGCACTCGGCGAGTGCGGGGCGTTCCCCTCGAGTGCGGGCTCTCCGGTGTGCGGTGCCTGCGGATCAGGCGCAGTTGTGCGCGCCGCTGGTGCCGGAGGCGATGACGACGTCCACGCCGCCGGGCGCCGTCAGATGCAGTGCGTTGACCGTGAACCCGTCGGCGGTCTGCGTCTGCTCGTTGACGACGAGCTTGGCCCCGATGCCGAGGTCGATCGTGTGGTTCGGGGTGTCCGGCACGGTGACCGGGGCTCCCGCGATGCTCAGGTCGAGACTGGTGGTTCCCTCCTTCACGGTGCAGCTGCTGGTCGAGGTGGCGGTCACGCCCGACGCCTCGACCACCGGCAGCCCCGGCAGGCCCACGGTGGCCCTGGCCAGGGTCGCGGTGGCGGTCGAGGTGCCAGGGCCGGAGGTCGTGACGACCTTGGCGCACGGGGCGTCGGCGGTCAGGACCAGGGCGTTGATGTTCTGGGCGCAGGGCGGGGCCTGGGTCTCGGCGCCGGCGGTGCGGACCCGGCCCGTGTCGGGGGTCGGGGGTCGGGACGATGCTGATCGGCAGCAGCAGGACGGGTACGCGTGCGGTGAGGCCGTAGGCCCGTCCGCTCACGTACTGCAGCTTGAGCGCGGCGGACGTGTCGGACGCCTTGTAGTCGTCGTCGCCCGCGAACTTCGCGGTGACCGGTACCGTCGCGTCCGCGGTGAGCGGCTGGTCGACCGAGGCGATGGAACAGCTCGCCGAACCCTGCGCGTCCGTCGTGCCTTCGCAGGTCTGAGCGCTCGCTCCGGCGCCGAGCGCGAAGCTGACCTCGCGGCCGCCGACCGGTGCGGCGCCGTCCTTCTCGTTGAGCGTGGCCGACAGCTTCACCGCGGAGCCGTTCGAAGTGCTGCCGGGTCCGGTCCAGGTGAGCCGGGTGTCCTTCTGGACGGGCGCCGGCGGGTCCTCGCCGCCGTCGCAGCCGTTGGTGCTCTTGATGAACTTCTCGCCGTACTCACCGGGGTACGGCACCAGTGACTTGCCCTCCAGTTCGATATCCTGGAGCCGGCCGTCGAGCTTCTGCTGGAGGTGCAGATGGGGACCGGTGCTGCCGCCCGTGCTCCCCACAGTGCCGATCTTGTCGCCCTGCGCGACCTTGGTTCCGTCCTCGACGCCGTAGGTGTCGAGGTGCATGTACTCGGTGCGCCAGCCGTCGCCGTGGTCGATCACGATGTACTGGCCCGCGCCGCCCTCCTCGTAGTGCCGGGGGGCGGTGTCGGCTGCCGAGGCGAGGACGGGTGAGCCGAGCGAGGGCTTGCCGTCGGAGCGGATGAAGTCCAGGACGTTCCCGTGTCCCGGGTAGGTGGAATAGGTCCACTCGGAACCGCACTCGAACGGTGCCAGGAAGTCCGGCTTTGCCATGACCCCTGTGGTGGGCATGCCGGTCTCCGGCGCCTCCGCCGCTGCGGCCGGGGCCGTCAGCGACAGGGCGAACGCTGCTACCAGGGTGAGCAGCGCGGACATGCGCCTTGTTCTCGATACGAGCCTTTTCACGGTGATTCCCCCCTTTTCACGCGCAGTTGTGAGCGGCGGTGGAGCTCGACGCGACCACGATGTCGATACCGCCCGCGGCGGTGAGATGCACCGCGTTGACGGTGAGTCCGCCGGCGGCCCGGATCTGCTCGTTGACCACGAGCTTGGCTCCGACTCCCAGGTCGACCGTGACGTTCGGGACGTCGCCGACCTCCACCGGTGTCCCGGCGACCGTGAGCGTCAGATCGGTGCTGCCCGTGGTGCCGGTGCAGCTGCTGGTGGACGTGGCTTTGACGCCCGACAGAGCGACGACCGGGAGCCCGGGTATCCCGATCCTTGCCTCCTCCACGCTCGCAGTGGACGTGGCGCCGCTGGGGCCGGTCCGGGTCTCGACCCTGGCGCACAGGGTGTCGGCGGACAGCACCAGCGCGTCGACGCCGGCCGCGCAGGCGGGCACCTTCGTCCCGGCTCCCGCTGAGCGGACCGTGCCCGTGTCGGGTGTCGGTTCGATACGGACCGGGAGGCCGAGCAGCGGAACGTCGCCCTTGATGCCGAAGGCCCTGCCGGTCACGTGCTGGAGCTTCAGCACGGCGGATGTCAGCGACTCCTTGAAGGCGTCGTCTCCCGCGAACTTCGCCGTGGCCGGGACCGTCGCGTCCGCGTTCAGCGGCTGGTTCACGGCGGCGACCGTACAGGTCGCCCTGCCGTCCGCGTCGGTCGTGGCCTCGCAGGTCTGTGCGCTCGCGCCCGTGCCCAGAGCGAGGCCGACCTTGCGATGGGCGACCGGTGCGCCGCCGTCCTTCTCGGTGAGCACGGCCGCCAGGGCGGCGGGCGATCCGTTGGACACGGTGGCGGGGCCGGACCATGCGAGGGCGGTGTCCTTCTTCACCGGCGGCTGAACGGCGCCTTCGCCCACGTCGAGCAGATTGGCGTCGATGTCGAGCGTCACCCCGCCGTAGGTCTCCGTGACATCACCCGAGTACTGCTTGATGCGCTGGTGGTCCGCCCACATGTCGTCCGGGATGACCGGGTCCTTCGTGGTCGGATTGACGTGTCTCAGTCAATTGACGGTTCATCAATCCGGCCTCGGCTACCCATGAGTCACCGTCGGGCGACCGGGGCGACCGTCGCAACGTGTTCGAGGACGGACTGTGAGGGGCCGGTGAAGCACCGGGTCAGCGTTCCGGCCACCGCGGCCTCGGGCGCCTGCCGCCACACATGCGCCACAGGCTCTTCACGGGACGGGCTTGTCCGAATTCCGCCTGCGGTAGGGCATGTTCCGGTGACTCGTCACCAATGGGCCCCTGCGGCACGTTCCGCCGCCGGTGGGTGTATCGGTCGGGTGTGCCGGTGGTCGTACGGAAGCCGCTCAGCCCGTGCGGAACTGCTGCTGGCGCTCCAGGGCGCGGCGCAGTTCCGCGGGAAGCTGGTGGTAGGGGCCGTACGCGCGCTCCGCGTCGTACAGCAGTGACCGGAACTGCTGCTGCGCCGCCGTGTGGTCGCCGACCGCGAGCAGGAGATGGCCGATGCGGTGGCGGACCTGGAGTGCGCGGTCGTGGTCGGCCGTCTCGTAGAACGGCAGGACCGCGCGGTATTCGGCGAGCGCCGCGGCGGGCCGGCCGAGCTGCTCCAGGCAGACGGCCGCGTCGTGGCGGAACTGCAGCGACTGCGGGTCGGCAGGGCCGGCCTCCGCGGTGCGGTCGTCGGCGAGGCGGCGCAGTTCGGGCAGGGCGCGGCGGTACTGGCCGTCGTCCATCAGGGTCGCCGCGTACTGCTTGCGCAGGATGCGCACGACGGGCGAGTGCTCGCCGTGCTCGGACGCCGCGGCCGGGAGGATGCCGCCGAGGATGTCGACGGCCCGGGTGATGCTGCCCTCACCGAGGAGGCGCTTGACCTCGTCGACGGCGGCGGCGACGTCCGGCTTCGGCGCCGGCGCGGACGGCGGCGCGAGCGGCGGGGGCGGCGCGGCGGAGACCCGGTCGGGCCACGGGGCGTGCGGCCGCAGGAACGGGCGCGTCGGGTCGAGCGGCCCGGTCGGCGCGCCGCGCGCGGGCAGCAGCGGGGCCAGCGCCTCGTACACCTCCTGTGCGCCGGACGGGCGGTGCTCCGGGTCCTTGGCGAGCAGCCGCAGGACGAGGGCCTCCAGCGGCTCGGGGACCTCGGGGCGCAGCTGACGGACCGGCAGCGGCGGCTCGTAGAGGTGACGGTGGAGGACGCCGAGCGCGGTGGAGCCGGCGAAGGGGACGTTCCCGCTGAGGAGTTCGTGCAGCAGCACGCCGAGGGCGTACAGGTCCGTGTACGGGCCGACGGCGCCGCCCATGGCCTGCTCCGGGGCCATGTAGGCGGGGCTGCCGATGGGTGAAC
This genomic interval carries:
- the eno gene encoding phosphopyruvate hydratase, whose protein sequence is MLVPSIDVVVAREILDSRGNPTVEVEVGLDDGSTGRAAVPSGASTGAFEALELRDGDQNRYQGKGVEKAVLAVIEQIGPELVGYDATEQRLIDQAMFDLDATPDKSSLGANAILGVSLAVAHAASEASDLPLFRYLGGPNAHLLPVPMMNILNGGSHADSNVDIQEFMIAPIGAESFSEALRWGTEVYHTLKKVLKQKGLSTGLGDEGGFAPNLESNRAALDLILEAIKEAGYAPGKDIALALDVAASEFYKDGSYEFEGKSRSAAEMTEYYEELVASYPLVSIEDPLFEDDWNGWKVLTEKLGTKVQIVGDDLFVTNPERLARGIEDGAANALLVKVNQIGSLTETLDAVELAQRNGFKCMMSHRSGETEDVTIADLAVATNCGQIKTGAPARSERVAKYNQLLRIEEILDDAAVYAGRSAFPRFRFEG
- a CDS encoding transglycosylase family protein — translated: MLRSSGKAKHRRPSKVTRLVALAGVAGAAIAAPVLGATSASAATASEWDAVAQCESGGNWSINTGNGYYGGLQFSASTWAAYGGTAYAATADQASKAQQIEIAEKVLAGQGKGAWPSCGVGLSSASYDGGSADAAPAQPSEERAEAPTTRSERTEAPAPAEKAGEPAAAAPRAEGFKKGDGEYKVKAGDTLSKIAEAEKVKGGWEKLFDLNKDIVEDADVIHPGQQLHLS
- a CDS encoding transglycosylase family protein, which encodes MTGSAIAIPLLGAGSASAADASTWDRVAECESGGAWSADFGNGFYGGLQFSQETWDAYGGTAYAASADLASRSQQIAVAEKVLAAEGPGAWPACGPLAGLQDDGAEADVDPGILPLPQESDATAGEPSPDASDSLGILDPAEPADPADATGGDETSEGSTGTPDASDESGGSDTGDTAESSGDAAGDPAPKDGDIGAGPTDGAAATDPSGEATAGTGKHRGEPADSEAGTGDSGDAREGGRHASRGDSSGRQGADGTTGPGVYTVQPGDNLCDIAAAHEVPGGWVTLYEANEETVGADPDLILPGQHLDLSLTQR
- a CDS encoding cytochrome P450 family protein, whose amino-acid sequence is MNDPNTAPELFTWEFATDPYPAYTWLREHSPVHRTRLPSGVEAWLVTRYADARQALADQRLSKNPAHHAEPAHAKGKTGIPGERKAELMTHLLNIDPPDHTRLRRLVSKAFTPRRVAEFAPRVQELTDRLIDDIFEKQHSAEKGEADLIHEFAFPLPIYAICDMLGVPREDQDDFRDWAGMMIRHGGGPRGGVARSVKKMRGYLAELIHRKREDPGEDLISGLIKASDHGEHLTENEAAAMAFILLFAGFETTVNLIGNGVYALLRNPGQRERLQASLAAGESGLLATGVEELLRYDGPVELATWRFATEPLTVGGQRIAAGDPVLVVLAAADRDPERFDSPDTLDLSRTDNQHLGYGHGIHYCLGAPLARLEGQTALATLLRRMPDLRLAGDPDDLRWRGGLIMRGLRTLPVEFTPQTN
- a CDS encoding nucleoside triphosphate pyrophosphohydrolase, giving the protein MTTEASAAGRIVLLTASHRVAPGLLSWPAWQTLHAADRVLCADPAHRQLPYLREAGITVEHAAPAAQELVDYCAAGGRTVVVLAAGEGETALTDGLARLGGSGRVSMPDLELLPGAYDLPGARLLDLVEIMDRIRRECPWSSQQTHKGLAKYGIEEAYELVEAIEDGDRDELREELGDVLLQVVFHARIAEEDAQEPFSVDDVAATIVEKLIHRHPHVFGEETASTPEEVKAHWLRTKAVEKQRESVTDGVPLGQPGLALAAKLASRVRTAGLGVEPPAGEGIGYELLSLAVRAEADGVDPEAALRAAARAYRDTIRAAEGRPGNVEG
- a CDS encoding SurA N-terminal domain-containing protein — its product is MHRRRRTALILSAALVAAAPLLAACGDQSHPGAAAVVGGQRIDVSAVQAKVQDVRDAQQLSPQSEQLIKDTGQLGRAKLYDLIVDRVVQRAADDAGVRVSRKEIQDERGRLVEQAGGEEQLVAMYLQQRGVAPDQVDDAVRRDILVGKIATAIGAANSPDGQQQLNETFTAAAKSLDIDVNPRYGAWDDKKLELGTYKAPWITEVSRAEEPVEAGA
- a CDS encoding GtrA family protein, with amino-acid sequence MTVRGQIVRFALVGGVNTGTYYGLYLALLTFLPYVAAHVVAFLLSMVGSFFLTSYFTYRTRPTWRKFLLFPLTNAANFVVTTCGVYVLVDVLRLERTYAPLVAAAAAIPVTFVVSRLVMLGPDRAAESAPETERNPVG
- a CDS encoding class I SAM-dependent methyltransferase; its protein translation is MALLRNRVTKRALRPALTMIEQRVRRGMKSDLDALRQEVAEMRKQQYAVGLLLDGTGRGTSRVPSTHQIDRLVREVRNVSGSDHARRSVVVAFRTVVALEALGVGRLAGSTSNICGKLATVPLLSPPNGAVLEIGTLYGLFASALVRMVHRAGVEPDLTIVDPLAGSQLQPGTTQAADPTGTPVREDVVRANLALAGSPGAYTSRIQQGFSSDPEVRAAVSDRKYGVIVVDGDHSEDGVRADLEWVEEIAAPGGIVVLDDYGDNKWPGVQDALDKHLAEGTSRLRMLGRVSTSAFLRAD
- a CDS encoding DUF1906 domain-containing protein; translation: MWADHQRIKQYSGDVTETYGGVTLDIDANLLDVGEGAVQPPVKKDTALAWSGPATVSNGSPAALAAVLTEKDGGAPVAHRKVGLALGTGASAQTCEATTDADGRATCTVAAVNQPLNADATVPATAKFAGDDAFKESLTSAVLKLQHVTGRAFGIKGDVPLLGLPVRIEPTPDTGTVRSAGAGTKVPACAAGVDALVLSADTLCARVETRTGPSGATSTASVEEARIGIPGLPVVALSGVKATSTSSCTGTTGSTDLTLTVAGTPVEVGDVPNVTVDLGVGAKLVVNEQIRAAGGLTVNAVHLTAAGGIDIVVASSSTAAHNCA